A single genomic interval of Agarivorans aestuarii harbors:
- a CDS encoding CYTH domain-containing protein has protein sequence MSVEIERKFLVNSDAFVKQASEQARIVQAYLNSDKQRTVRVRVRGEQGFLTIKGKSNQSGLSRYEWEKEIPLSEAEQLLALCEPGAIDKVRYLVPVAQHVFEVDVFAGDNLGLIVAEVELSSEQESFAKPDWLGQEVTGQAKYYNSQLSLNPFKNW, from the coding sequence ATGAGTGTAGAAATTGAACGCAAGTTTTTGGTTAACAGCGATGCATTTGTTAAGCAAGCTAGCGAACAAGCCCGGATTGTACAGGCTTACTTAAACAGTGATAAACAACGCACGGTACGAGTGCGTGTTCGCGGTGAGCAGGGTTTTCTTACCATTAAAGGTAAAAGTAATCAGTCGGGTTTAAGCCGCTATGAATGGGAGAAAGAAATTCCCCTGAGTGAAGCCGAACAGCTATTAGCGCTGTGTGAGCCTGGCGCCATTGATAAAGTTCGCTACTTAGTGCCTGTTGCACAACATGTATTTGAAGTGGATGTATTTGCTGGAGATAACCTCGGCTTAATTGTTGCCGAAGTAGAGCTGAGCAGCGAGCAAGAAAGCTTTGCAAAGCCCGACTGGCTGGGGCAAGAGGTCACAGGGCAAGCTAAATACTATAACTCTCAACTTAGCTTAAATCCTTTCAAAAACTGGTGA
- the ccoG gene encoding cytochrome c oxidase accessory protein CcoG has product MSERIPVKDVSPKPRAAKKRAPVDRYNPQEQIYVREQKGVFQRLRKYMGWFFIAAFVIVPFIPYGDRQAILLDMGARQYHFFSLTLWPQDLLLLAWFFIIAAFALFFITTFLGRVWCGYLCPQTVWTFIFIWFEEKIEGSANKRKKLDKSPWSFNKIWRKTAKHTAWIAVSVFTALSFAAYFVPVKQLWWDFFTLNASGAVNFSVIFFTVATYANAGWMRTIVCTHMCPYARFQSAMFDKDTFIVGYDTERGESRGPRKRNSDHKALGLGDCVDCDLCVQVCPAGIDIREGLQYECINCGACIDACDQTMERMNYPKGLIRYTTEHNLAGQKTDVLRPKLIGYGVVLSAMLVAFVFTLLNVKPMQLDVLRDRSSLYNETSEGLVENTYTLKVINKSSEARQFHLSVRGLEEVEWIGQQIVTVKGGEVFSLPISLASDPYLLPRSITDIEFVLESGDDQFIQASRFISGG; this is encoded by the coding sequence ATGAGTGAACGTATTCCTGTTAAAGACGTTAGCCCCAAACCTCGCGCGGCTAAAAAACGTGCTCCGGTAGATCGTTACAACCCCCAAGAACAAATTTATGTGCGTGAGCAAAAAGGTGTATTTCAACGCTTGCGTAAGTACATGGGCTGGTTTTTTATCGCGGCTTTTGTGATTGTGCCGTTTATTCCTTACGGCGATCGCCAAGCAATTTTGCTAGATATGGGGGCGCGTCAGTATCACTTTTTTAGCTTAACCCTGTGGCCGCAAGATTTATTATTATTGGCTTGGTTCTTCATTATTGCCGCCTTTGCTTTGTTTTTTATTACCACCTTTTTAGGCCGCGTTTGGTGTGGTTATTTGTGTCCGCAAACGGTGTGGACCTTTATCTTTATCTGGTTTGAAGAAAAGATTGAAGGCAGCGCCAATAAGCGTAAAAAGCTAGATAAATCGCCCTGGAGCTTTAACAAAATTTGGCGAAAAACAGCCAAACACACTGCATGGATTGCGGTGTCGGTATTTACCGCTTTGTCGTTTGCCGCTTATTTTGTGCCCGTTAAGCAGCTGTGGTGGGACTTCTTTACGCTAAATGCCAGCGGTGCGGTTAACTTCTCGGTGATTTTCTTTACCGTAGCAACTTATGCCAACGCAGGTTGGATGCGCACCATTGTATGTACTCACATGTGCCCCTATGCGCGTTTTCAGTCGGCCATGTTTGATAAAGATACCTTTATTGTTGGCTACGATACCGAGCGTGGCGAAAGCCGTGGCCCACGTAAACGTAATTCAGACCATAAAGCCTTAGGTTTGGGTGATTGTGTAGATTGTGATTTATGTGTGCAGGTGTGCCCTGCAGGCATTGATATTCGCGAAGGTTTGCAATACGAGTGTATTAACTGTGGTGCTTGTATTGATGCCTGTGACCAAACCATGGAGCGCATGAACTACCCGAAAGGTTTGATTCGCTACACCACCGAGCATAACTTGGCGGGGCAAAAAACCGATGTACTGCGGCCTAAGCTGATCGGTTATGGAGTGGTGTTAAGCGCCATGCTGGTCGCTTTTGTATTCACCTTGCTTAACGTGAAGCCGATGCAGTTAGATGTGCTGCGTGATCGATCTTCTTTGTACAACGAAACTTCTGAAGGTTTGGTAGAAAATACCTACACCTTAAAGGTGATTAACAAATCCTCTGAAGCGCGTCAGTTCCACTTAAGTGTGCGTGGTTTGGAAGAAGTAGAATGGATAGGCCAGCAAATTGTCACAGTAAAAGGTGGCGAAGTGTTTAGTTTGCCTATTTCACTGGCGAGTGACCCTTACTTGTTGCCTCGTTCGATCACCGATATTGAGTTTGTACTAGAAAGTGGCGATGACCAGTTTATCCAAGCTAGTCGCTTTATTAGTGGCGGTTAA
- a CDS encoding YihD family protein: MQLHRIEELIDLLTPVWKQQPELNLVEIITQIADQAGNNKPLSELTDDVLIYQLKMLTIGKDEMIPGIAKDCEDDFKTALLKARGVKV; this comes from the coding sequence ATGCAGTTGCATCGTATTGAAGAATTAATCGATTTACTCACACCGGTTTGGAAACAACAACCGGAGCTTAACTTAGTAGAAATTATCACTCAAATAGCCGACCAAGCTGGGAACAATAAACCCTTGAGTGAACTGACCGATGACGTGCTTATTTACCAACTTAAAATGCTTACAATTGGTAAAGACGAGATGATTCCTGGCATCGCAAAAGATTGCGAGGATGATTTTAAAACCGCCTTATTAAAAGCACGTGGCGTAAAAGTTTAA
- a CDS encoding AMP-binding protein yields MTNFVTPVDALMHWQKQDPQRVYLRQPIDGVYHEKTWAVVAREAGQIAQGLLSQGLEPGDKVAILAKNSAEWFIADLAIMMAGCVSIPIYSTASVDTISFVLQHSEAKLLFVGKLDEWGKQASAVPIGLKTVAMPYPTMPCHIQWSDWLKEMPVIEKNHLWDAKDIMTIIYTSGSTGDPKGAEISFEAYRYACEQLIDVLQAGSEDRVMSYLPLAHITERVYIQGTSIFSGQFSVSFVESLDTFPDNLRSVQPTLFISVPRLWARFQQGVFEKLPPKKLKLLLSIPLVSSLIKLKIKKALGLNKARILGCGSAPVAPSLLHWYQSIGLNISEAWGMTENLAYGTLNVPFRSDKIGTIGKAGPGVEIKISEQGEILAKGEGMMQGYYKHADLTEESIVDGWLHTGDKGEIDNDGYVKIIGRLKESFKTAKGKYVAPVPIEQSLAENSMVEQVCVVGSALTQPCALVVLAAEMKQHSQAQIEASLNRTLKRVNEQLESHAKLSHVVVVNEDWNVDNALLTPTLKIRRNQIEQHYSVLIHQDVDTTVMFEMGSW; encoded by the coding sequence ATGACAAACTTTGTCACCCCCGTTGATGCATTAATGCATTGGCAAAAGCAGGATCCGCAGCGCGTTTACCTACGTCAGCCTATTGATGGCGTATATCATGAGAAAACTTGGGCAGTAGTAGCGCGCGAAGCCGGCCAAATTGCTCAAGGCTTGTTGTCTCAAGGCCTAGAGCCCGGCGACAAAGTGGCCATTTTAGCCAAAAATAGTGCCGAATGGTTTATTGCCGATTTGGCAATCATGATGGCTGGCTGTGTAAGCATTCCTATTTATTCCACCGCGAGTGTGGATACCATCTCTTTTGTACTTCAACATAGCGAAGCTAAGCTGTTGTTTGTGGGTAAGTTAGACGAATGGGGCAAGCAAGCCTCGGCTGTACCTATCGGCCTAAAAACCGTTGCGATGCCCTATCCCACCATGCCTTGCCACATTCAATGGAGTGATTGGTTGAAGGAAATGCCGGTGATTGAGAAAAATCATCTGTGGGATGCAAAAGACATCATGACGATTATCTATACCTCGGGCAGTACCGGTGACCCTAAAGGCGCCGAGATTAGCTTTGAGGCTTATCGTTATGCCTGTGAACAGCTCATTGATGTGTTGCAAGCTGGTAGTGAAGATCGGGTTATGTCGTACTTACCCTTGGCGCATATTACTGAGCGAGTTTACATTCAAGGTACCAGCATTTTTAGCGGTCAATTTAGTGTGTCGTTTGTTGAATCCTTAGATACCTTCCCAGATAACTTGCGTAGCGTACAACCTACTTTGTTTATTTCGGTGCCTCGTTTGTGGGCGCGCTTCCAACAAGGTGTATTTGAAAAACTGCCACCGAAAAAACTCAAGTTATTGTTATCTATTCCGCTGGTTTCTAGTTTAATTAAGCTCAAAATTAAAAAGGCTCTGGGTTTAAATAAGGCGCGAATTTTAGGTTGTGGCAGTGCTCCGGTAGCACCTTCATTATTGCATTGGTATCAAAGCATTGGCTTAAATATTTCTGAAGCTTGGGGCATGACCGAGAACCTAGCTTACGGCACCTTAAATGTACCTTTTCGAAGCGACAAAATTGGCACCATCGGAAAAGCGGGTCCTGGCGTAGAAATAAAAATCTCTGAGCAAGGAGAGATTCTTGCTAAGGGCGAAGGCATGATGCAGGGCTACTACAAACATGCTGATCTCACTGAGGAGTCCATCGTTGATGGCTGGTTGCATACAGGAGATAAGGGTGAAATAGATAATGATGGCTACGTTAAAATTATTGGCCGTTTAAAAGAAAGTTTTAAAACGGCGAAAGGAAAATATGTAGCCCCCGTTCCTATTGAACAGAGCTTGGCTGAAAATTCGATGGTTGAGCAGGTATGTGTGGTGGGCAGCGCCCTCACGCAGCCTTGTGCTTTGGTGGTGTTAGCGGCTGAAATGAAACAGCATTCGCAAGCCCAAATTGAAGCCAGCTTAAATCGCACCCTTAAAAGGGTGAATGAGCAATTAGAAAGTCATGCCAAGTTGTCGCATGTGGTGGTGGTAAATGAGGATTGGAACGTAGATAACGCCCTGCTTACCCCTACTTTAAAAATTAGACGTAACCAAATTGAACAACATTATTCGGTATTAATACATCAAGATGTAGATACCACTGTAATGTTTGAAATGGGATCTTGGTAA
- a CDS encoding MAPEG family protein encodes MKLVLVCFTLLLVLPYLLAALGSAARKRQLGTIDNQDPRQQSQLLNSVGQRIYASQQNAWEALALFAGSLLIAHLAGLDFSRIQYAALLFTATRLLHPWVYVFGFATLRSLLMLVAWLSCIYIVVQAFHQLPA; translated from the coding sequence TTGAAATTGGTACTGGTGTGTTTTACGTTGCTGTTAGTGCTGCCTTATTTGCTGGCAGCACTTGGTTCGGCAGCGCGAAAGCGCCAGTTAGGCACTATAGATAACCAAGATCCCCGCCAACAATCCCAATTGTTAAACAGTGTTGGTCAACGCATCTATGCTTCTCAACAAAATGCTTGGGAAGCCTTAGCTTTGTTTGCGGGCAGTTTGCTAATAGCCCATCTTGCAGGGCTTGATTTTAGCCGTATTCAATATGCCGCTTTGTTATTTACCGCTACTCGCTTGTTGCACCCTTGGGTATACGTATTTGGCTTTGCTACCTTGCGTTCGTTGCTAATGCTGGTGGCTTGGTTAAGCTGTATTTATATTGTGGTTCAAGCCTTTCATCAGCTACCTGCTTAG
- a CDS encoding substrate-binding periplasmic protein, with protein MATLKASCLSASLALSLPAQGVELVFNTYLDPPYVIQNQRGLAGVNIEVYELLKKHSKLDINIRLLPLKRAYLMALESPNNCVFAIERSQARESSFNWISPMYISRYAIYQPQQRITPLSSVADLQQLKIGSYLGSGIGEYLESLGVEVDLAKTNLNSAKKLQRQRTQAWASDILSSAYVHYHYSLGIQKQGFDFYSSLRAIACNKDSDAGALQKLQTSLNQLQKSGKISKILASYEQQYQVDLGL; from the coding sequence ATGGCAACCTTAAAAGCCAGCTGCTTAAGTGCCAGCCTAGCCTTAAGCTTGCCAGCGCAAGGTGTTGAGCTGGTGTTTAATACCTATTTAGACCCGCCTTATGTCATCCAAAACCAAAGAGGGCTAGCAGGGGTTAATATAGAAGTTTATGAATTGCTAAAAAAACACAGCAAGTTAGACATAAATATCCGCTTACTACCATTAAAACGCGCTTATTTGATGGCGCTCGAGTCGCCCAATAACTGCGTTTTTGCAATAGAGCGCAGCCAAGCAAGAGAGAGCTCATTTAACTGGATAAGCCCCATGTATATTAGCCGTTATGCGATCTACCAACCGCAACAACGCATTACACCCTTAAGCAGCGTTGCAGATCTACAACAGCTAAAAATTGGTAGTTATTTAGGTAGTGGGATTGGCGAGTATTTAGAAAGCCTGGGGGTTGAAGTTGATTTGGCTAAAACCAACCTTAACAGCGCTAAAAAGCTACAACGCCAGCGCACCCAAGCTTGGGCTAGCGATATATTGTCCTCTGCCTATGTGCATTACCATTATTCTTTAGGTATTCAAAAACAAGGGTTTGATTTTTACAGTTCGCTACGCGCCATCGCGTGTAACAAAGACAGCGATGCTGGCGCTTTACAAAAACTGCAAACCAGCCTTAATCAACTACAAAAAAGCGGAAAAATAAGCAAGATATTGGCGTCCTACGAACAACAATATCAAGTAGATTTGGGTTTATAA
- a CDS encoding thiol:disulfide interchange protein DsbA/DsbL: MKKLLIGLMAMLTLPMAIAADFKEGTHYDVIKQTATAKPEVIEFFSYYCPHCFKFEPVAESIKKSLPEGVAFKKNHVSFIGGQMGEEMVRAFAAAEMLEVEPAISNAIFDSIHNKRQNFTSRDDLRSIFVANGVDGKKFDSAASSFVVNGMVSQMEKNTMNYKIRGVPALVVNGKYQVNTGSVKSIEELNELVSYLVNLKG; encoded by the coding sequence ATGAAAAAACTACTGATTGGTTTAATGGCAATGCTTACTTTGCCAATGGCAATAGCGGCTGACTTTAAAGAAGGCACGCATTACGATGTGATTAAGCAAACTGCTACCGCTAAACCAGAAGTTATCGAGTTTTTCTCGTACTACTGCCCACACTGTTTTAAGTTTGAACCAGTAGCAGAGAGTATTAAAAAATCCTTACCAGAAGGCGTAGCGTTCAAAAAGAACCACGTAAGCTTTATTGGCGGCCAAATGGGTGAAGAAATGGTTCGCGCTTTCGCTGCAGCCGAAATGCTAGAAGTAGAGCCTGCAATTAGCAACGCTATCTTTGATTCTATCCATAACAAACGCCAAAACTTCACCAGCCGTGATGATCTTCGCAGCATCTTTGTTGCAAACGGTGTTGATGGTAAGAAATTTGATAGCGCAGCCAGCAGCTTTGTTGTGAATGGCATGGTTTCGCAAATGGAAAAGAACACCATGAACTATAAAATTCGCGGTGTGCCGGCCTTAGTGGTTAATGGTAAGTACCAAGTTAACACTGGTTCGGTAAAATCAATTGAAGAGCTAAATGAGTTAGTTAGCTACTTGGTTAACTTAAAGGGCTAG
- a CDS encoding serine/threonine protein kinase, translated as MSAFLFADLHPDTILDAIESQGIFPSSGLLALNSYENRVYQFQAEDGLRYVVKFYRPERWSQAQILEEHQFSLSMAEVDVPIVAPLVRDGRSLFDYQGWLFTIFPSVGGRGFEVDNLDQIERVGQYLGRMHQKVGSKLFEHRLSINTEEMLDQPLELLRDWLPEGLALPFFTVAEQVAEAAKAAYKPKTIIRLHGDCHPSNILWRDGPMLVDLDDARNGPAVQDLWMMLAGDDNERRLQLEVLLEGYEAFCEFDSSELALIEPLRAMRMIHYMGWLARRWQDAAFQRAFPWFNSQRYWEDQILALKEQLSALQHAPLSLTPGY; from the coding sequence ATGAGCGCCTTTCTATTTGCCGATTTACATCCCGACACTATTCTTGATGCTATTGAATCTCAAGGTATTTTCCCTAGTAGTGGTTTGTTGGCTTTAAACTCTTACGAGAACCGGGTTTATCAATTTCAAGCCGAAGATGGGCTGCGTTATGTGGTGAAGTTTTATCGGCCAGAGCGTTGGAGCCAAGCACAGATTCTCGAAGAACATCAATTTAGTTTATCGATGGCAGAAGTAGATGTGCCGATTGTGGCACCGCTAGTGCGAGATGGTCGCAGCTTGTTTGATTATCAAGGTTGGTTGTTTACCATTTTCCCTAGTGTTGGTGGGCGCGGTTTTGAGGTAGATAACCTCGACCAAATCGAGCGTGTTGGCCAATACCTAGGGCGCATGCACCAGAAAGTGGGCAGCAAACTGTTTGAGCACCGTTTATCGATTAATACCGAAGAGATGCTGGATCAGCCGTTGGAGTTATTACGTGATTGGCTACCCGAGGGCTTGGCGCTGCCATTTTTTACTGTGGCAGAACAGGTAGCCGAGGCGGCAAAGGCGGCCTATAAACCTAAAACCATTATTCGTTTACACGGTGATTGCCACCCTAGCAACATATTGTGGCGTGATGGTCCGATGCTAGTGGACTTAGATGACGCGCGTAATGGCCCTGCTGTGCAAGATCTATGGATGATGCTGGCTGGAGATGACAATGAGCGCCGCCTGCAATTAGAAGTTCTATTAGAAGGCTATGAGGCCTTTTGTGAATTTGATAGCAGTGAGTTGGCCTTAATCGAGCCGCTGCGTGCTATGCGAATGATTCACTACATGGGCTGGTTAGCAAGGCGCTGGCAAGATGCAGCCTTTCAACGCGCCTTTCCTTGGTTTAATTCGCAACGTTATTGGGAAGACCAAATACTCGCGCTTAAAGAGCAGCTTTCGGCTCTGCAGCATGCGCCATTATCATTAACTCCCGGTTACTGA
- a CDS encoding GGDEF domain-containing protein: protein MQLQVNTENARYLLSNGRLVALMTAAYSLIWWCLFAPSLSSSLHLLWLFCMLALSAVFYFFARIQSEVIDDFVPAPQLTRYFSLATSSGVLWAVGILLFMPVLPASERLLLVMLVGALLSLVVVPNLLSIRSFNGFSIPLLLALLVSVIGASRTEWVACLVLLLSWGVLNIVLRRAEHLVKASFSEGALNKVKALELADSHALMRHQSERDALTGLYNRAIFEQTLALHWRLSSRANTSLSLLLIDVDFFKPYNDHYGHVAGDQCLSKVASLFTQALQREDDIVARYGGEEFVMVLPNTDTKGALQVAARVRTLMAEAKLRHEYSTAASYVTVSIGISCLIPVAQQSTKEIVDKADKALYRAKQLGRNQAVVAARGEV from the coding sequence GTGCAGTTACAAGTAAACACCGAAAACGCCCGTTATTTGCTAAGTAATGGCCGCTTGGTGGCATTAATGACCGCTGCGTATAGCCTTATTTGGTGGTGTTTGTTTGCGCCTAGCCTTTCTTCAAGCCTGCATTTGCTGTGGCTGTTTTGCATGTTGGCTTTATCGGCCGTGTTTTACTTTTTTGCGCGTATTCAAAGCGAAGTGATTGACGATTTTGTCCCGGCGCCGCAACTTACGCGTTACTTTAGTTTGGCTACCAGTTCTGGAGTGCTTTGGGCGGTAGGTATTCTGCTATTTATGCCGGTTTTACCTGCTTCCGAGCGTTTGTTGTTGGTAATGCTGGTGGGGGCTTTATTGTCCTTAGTCGTGGTACCCAATTTATTAAGCATTCGTAGTTTTAACGGTTTTAGCATTCCGCTGTTGTTGGCCTTGTTGGTCTCGGTAATAGGCGCTAGTCGAACCGAATGGGTGGCTTGTTTGGTATTGTTACTTAGCTGGGGTGTACTCAACATAGTGTTGCGCCGGGCAGAACATTTGGTGAAAGCGAGCTTCTCCGAAGGTGCGCTTAATAAAGTGAAGGCTTTAGAGCTGGCAGACAGCCACGCCCTTATGCGCCACCAAAGTGAGCGCGATGCACTTACCGGCCTGTATAATAGGGCTATATTTGAGCAAACGCTGGCCTTACATTGGCGTTTAAGTAGCAGGGCGAATACTTCTTTAAGTTTATTGCTGATCGATGTTGATTTCTTCAAGCCTTATAACGATCATTACGGTCACGTTGCTGGCGATCAATGTTTAAGCAAAGTTGCTAGTTTGTTTACCCAAGCACTGCAACGTGAAGACGACATTGTTGCCCGTTATGGCGGTGAAGAGTTTGTAATGGTATTGCCCAACACCGATACCAAAGGCGCATTGCAAGTTGCTGCAAGAGTTAGAACACTAATGGCCGAGGCTAAATTGCGTCATGAGTATTCGACCGCAGCCAGTTATGTGACCGTGAGCATTGGTATTTCTTGTTTAATTCCAGTGGCTCAGCAAAGCACCAAAGAGATCGTAGATAAAGCCGATAAGGCACTATATAGAGCCAAGCAGTTAGGTAGAAACCAAGCTGTAGTGGCCGCCCGTGGAGAAGTATAA
- a CDS encoding acyltransferase → MLRFFPASLLMILSASLAIINTAMVGSLIIVCGIIKLLLPKGLYPWVGKLTNFLMWCWSEMNRAIFRLVNNTEFVIEDNSQLSKKSWYLMICNHQSWADIVLLCMLFGSRIPMPKFFLKQQLLYVPFVGLACWALDMPFMRRYSRQYLLKHPEKRGKDLESTKRSCEKFKTNPTTVINFVEGTRFTHQKQQQSHSNYQHLLPPKALGIAYTLSALGEQFDQIIDVTLAYPGTTETLPPFKALLSGKLDKVVVKIDTIAINQELRGDYLQDKQFKRHFKLWLDDTWQTKDQYLQSVLKD, encoded by the coding sequence ATGTTACGTTTTTTCCCAGCATCCTTGTTAATGATTCTTTCTGCCAGTTTAGCCATTATAAATACCGCTATGGTGGGCTCTTTAATCATTGTGTGTGGCATCATTAAACTGTTGTTACCTAAAGGGCTTTATCCTTGGGTGGGTAAACTAACTAACTTTTTAATGTGGTGTTGGAGCGAAATGAATCGCGCCATATTTCGCTTAGTAAACAACACCGAGTTTGTGATCGAAGATAATAGCCAGCTCAGCAAAAAAAGTTGGTACTTGATGATTTGTAATCATCAAAGCTGGGCCGATATCGTATTACTGTGCATGTTGTTTGGCTCTCGCATTCCCATGCCCAAGTTTTTTCTCAAGCAACAGCTTTTGTATGTGCCTTTTGTTGGTCTAGCTTGCTGGGCTTTAGACATGCCCTTTATGCGCCGATACTCGCGCCAATACTTGCTCAAACATCCAGAAAAGCGCGGTAAAGATCTAGAATCAACCAAACGCTCTTGTGAGAAGTTTAAAACCAACCCAACAACAGTCATCAATTTTGTAGAAGGGACCCGCTTTACTCACCAAAAGCAGCAACAATCCCACTCTAACTATCAACACTTATTACCACCCAAAGCGCTGGGTATTGCTTACACCTTATCGGCTTTGGGCGAACAATTTGACCAGATTATTGATGTAACCTTGGCCTATCCCGGCACCACCGAAACACTTCCGCCTTTTAAGGCCTTATTATCAGGTAAGCTCGATAAGGTAGTGGTGAAAATCGATACCATAGCAATTAACCAAGAGTTACGCGGCGACTACCTGCAAGATAAACAATTTAAGCGCCACTTTAAGCTTTGGCTCGATGATACTTGGCAAACTAAAGATCAATATCTACAAAGCGTACTAAAAGACTAA
- a CDS encoding ABC transporter substrate-binding protein: MLYWLVGSCWAEDFSPWLEEFQPSSLSQQQQIEELRWFKQAAQPYQGITIRAISERINTHWYEATVIAPLFYQLTGIKVIHEISGEDDVVKKLQSQMDLGINYYDIYVSDSDLIGGHFRSRNIVNLSQFMQHQGKDVTLPSLDIDDFIGLAFTTGPYGDLLQLPDQQFANLYWYRQDWFKRPELQQQFQTIYGYPLAVPVNWSAYEDIAEFFTEHVKEIDGQKVYGHMDYGKRDPSLGWRISDAWLSMAGMGDVGLPNGVPVDEWGIRRHGCRPVGASMRRGGALDSPAAIYAIQKYVDWLKRYAPPEAQKMTFSQAGAEIAKGHIAQQIFWYTAFTADLSQPDLAVTDKDGLPLWRVAPSPRGAYWQPGMKSGYQDVGAWTLVKSTPLKRQQAAWLYAQFNVAKTVSLRKTMVGLTPIRQSDVMSKPFSERSAELGGLVEFYQSNARNEWTPTGLNVPNYPALSSLWWQYIGRASDHGEAVPQIMKELAQSMDLALAKIGKDNPGPCSPKLISAQQASLWLAHPGSPKPKLENEKPPGKTLNYSELIKQWQP; encoded by the coding sequence ATGCTTTATTGGCTAGTAGGCAGCTGCTGGGCAGAGGATTTTAGCCCTTGGCTAGAAGAATTCCAGCCGTCTAGCCTAAGCCAACAGCAACAAATCGAAGAGCTACGTTGGTTTAAACAAGCCGCTCAACCCTATCAAGGCATTACTATTCGCGCTATTTCAGAGCGCATTAATACTCACTGGTACGAAGCCACCGTTATTGCCCCCTTGTTTTACCAACTCACGGGTATCAAAGTTATCCATGAGATCAGCGGTGAAGACGACGTAGTAAAAAAGCTACAAAGCCAAATGGACTTGGGCATTAACTATTACGATATCTATGTCAGTGACAGTGATTTAATTGGTGGTCACTTTCGTTCTCGCAACATCGTTAACTTAAGCCAGTTTATGCAACACCAAGGAAAAGACGTCACCTTACCCAGCCTAGATATCGATGATTTTATTGGCTTAGCCTTTACTACTGGTCCTTACGGTGATTTATTGCAACTCCCCGACCAGCAATTCGCCAACCTTTATTGGTACCGCCAAGACTGGTTTAAGCGCCCCGAGCTTCAGCAGCAATTTCAAACCATTTATGGCTACCCATTAGCTGTGCCAGTGAACTGGTCGGCCTATGAAGACATCGCCGAATTTTTTACCGAGCACGTAAAAGAAATAGATGGGCAAAAAGTATATGGCCATATGGATTATGGTAAACGTGACCCTTCGCTAGGCTGGCGAATATCCGATGCTTGGCTTTCTATGGCAGGCATGGGTGATGTAGGTTTGCCCAACGGCGTGCCTGTGGATGAATGGGGCATACGTCGCCATGGTTGTCGCCCAGTGGGCGCAAGCATGAGGCGTGGCGGCGCCCTCGATTCTCCCGCTGCCATCTATGCCATTCAAAAGTATGTAGACTGGTTAAAACGTTATGCCCCTCCAGAAGCACAAAAGATGACCTTTAGCCAAGCTGGGGCCGAAATAGCCAAAGGCCACATAGCGCAACAAATTTTTTGGTATACCGCCTTTACTGCAGATTTAAGCCAACCAGACTTAGCCGTTACCGATAAAGATGGCTTACCCTTATGGCGAGTAGCCCCTTCACCACGTGGTGCTTACTGGCAACCCGGCATGAAGTCGGGCTACCAAGATGTGGGGGCTTGGACACTGGTTAAATCAACCCCTTTAAAGCGCCAACAAGCCGCATGGTTATACGCTCAATTTAATGTCGCCAAAACGGTTTCTCTGCGTAAAACCATGGTGGGTTTAACCCCTATTCGCCAAAGCGATGTGATGTCTAAACCATTTAGTGAGCGCTCAGCAGAGTTAGGCGGCTTGGTAGAATTTTACCAAAGCAATGCGCGTAACGAATGGACGCCCACCGGGCTAAATGTGCCCAATTATCCAGCTTTATCTTCGCTGTGGTGGCAATACATTGGCCGCGCTAGCGACCATGGAGAAGCAGTTCCCCAGATAATGAAAGAATTGGCACAAAGCATGGATTTAGCACTAGCTAAAATTGGTAAAGACAACCCTGGCCCGTGCAGCCCTAAACTCATCTCAGCGCAACAAGCCTCATTATGGCTGGCTCATCCCGGCTCTCCCAAACCCAAGCTGGAAAACGAAAAACCGCCGGGTAAAACCTTAAACTACTCAGAGTTAATTAAACAATGGCAACCTTAA